Proteins encoded by one window of Cinclus cinclus chromosome 14, bCinCin1.1, whole genome shotgun sequence:
- the LOC134049759 gene encoding kazal-type serine protease inhibitor domain-containing protein 1-like, translating into MKHRMVTAVLVALVQVSQSFPALYHRGWWRLLREGDSCGKCDLTLCSEPKDCPAGTVLDRCSCCLECGNVEGQICDLDQGNHFYGHCGDHLECRLDADEASFGEVPEPQCVCKSQESICGPDGKTYENICQFNKAYAVKRNISMKHKGPCESAPVISLPPQDAQNYTGNDVIFGCEVSAYPMPQLEWKKKGNKMFLPGDDTHISVQARGGPQKYGVTGWLQIQGLKKSDEGIYICHTKNKHGVMYASARLKVIEDPSPAFAFTAGSRSTSYSIEYEEYYDNSDAEDDEEYESGDYDHENNSG; encoded by the exons ATGAAGCACCGGATGGTtacagcagtgctggtggcactggttCAGGTTTCACAGAGTTTTCCTGCCTTGTACCACCGAGGCTGGTGGAGGCTGCTGAGGGAAGGAGATAGTTGTGGAAAATGTGATTTGACACTCTGCTCTGAGCCCAAGGACTGTCCAGCAGGGACTGTGCTGGatcgctgcagctgctgcctggaatGTGGGAACGTGGAAGGGCAGATCTGCGACTTGGACCAGGGCAATCATTTCTATGGGCACTGCGGGGATCACCTCGAGTGCAGGTTGGATGCTGATGAAGCAAGCTTTGGGGAAGTCCCTGAACCCCAGTGCGTGTGCAAATCTCAAGAGAGCATCTGTGGACCTGACGGGAAAACCTACGAAAACATCTGTCAGTTCAACAAGGCTTACGCTGTGAAAAGAAACATCAGCATGAAGCATAAAGGGCCATGTGAATCAG CTCCTGTGATTTCTCTGCCACCTCAAGATGCCCAGAATTACACTGGCAATGATGTAATTTTTGGCTGTGAGGTGTCAGCCTATCCTATGCCACAGcttgaatggaaaaaaaaggggaataaaaTGTTTCTGCCAGGAGATGACACCCACATCTCAGTTCAG GCAAGAGGTGGGCCTCAGAAGTATGGTGTGACAGGATGGCTGCAGATTCAAGGCCTCAAAAAATCAGATGAAGGCATTTATATCTGCCACACCAAGAATAAACATGGTGTAATGTACGCCTCTGCAAGACTGAAAGTCATTGAGg ACCCATCTCCTGCATTTGCATTTACTGCTGGCAGTAGAAGCACGAGCTACAGCATTGAATACGAGGAGTATTATGACAATTCTGATGCGGAAGATGATGAAGAATATGAATCCGGGGACTACGATCATGAAAACAACTCTGGATAA